CCAATTTCGATGTACATGCGAGTTGTTTGAGTTTTCTACAAATGAACGATGTGCCGTTTTTTAGGTTGAAGACCAGCATGCATGTGTTTTATATTAGTAGGCCTATTATCGAGTTATGAATTTATGGGCTTTCATAGTCAAGACCCACTCTTAATGCACACACTTAGACCCATTTAAACTATtgttgatttaatttttaattattttaactttatagttttttaacaaatattaaatgaaacaaataaaaattttaaactgatttttattatataaacgcAAATCAAATTGTTCTGGTAAAAATGCAATATCGAATTTTCTTCTAAAACCGCAAAATTTGATTTAAGTTTAATGGGGTTTGTAACATTGCCATATGAATGTTTTTCTTTCACACTTCAAAGTGAATCATGTCTTTCAAGTTCACATTTTGctatttgtatttgtttatgACAACTACTTGACATTGAACTTCTTCTGCTCTAAGTTTAGTGCCTTTGTAATGACATAACAATGCAGTATCTAGTAGATTTGATATGGTCTTTCATTATTCAAATAAATACTCCATCATTAATCATTCtagttttaaaagttattattgAATAGTACAAGTTGAATACAAAGATGAATCGTAATAATACAATGTGCCGAGTACCTCATATATCGTCTCGAAATTTCAAATCATTGGATAGCAATTCAAGAACTGAGTTAACTATAACTTCAGGAGTGAGAACCACACTGACTTTGAATATCTTTTCACAGTCATCAGCTTCAAGCAGATCAAACTGAGACCGGAGAAGAGTGAGAGGCATGAAATGTTCTCCCTCCGAAGCTCTCTTCTGCAACCGAGCAGCGATCACCTCTGCATTACCTTCCAGTAACACAAACTTCACCTTGCAACTCGAATAGCTTCCCGGTTTGTAATCAGGATCAGAGACTCTCAAGATTTCTCTGTACTGCTTTCTCAACGAAGAACACGCGAGAACAACGGTTTCTCCATTGAGCAAACGTTCTCGCAAACTCTCTTGTATTTTTTCGAGCCATGGCATCCGGTCTTCATCCGAAAGAGCAATGCCTTGGCGCATCTTATCTGGGTTGAACCATGAGCAAGGTGTTGTTAACACATGAAAACtcttgttttgtcaaaattctTTGATTCTTTTTACCTCTGTTTGATGAAGAGTGGAAATCATCAGCGTCAAGAAAATCACAAGATAGTGCTGTTCCCAACAACTTGCCTATGGTACTAGAAAGGTCAAGAAAAATTTGTTCAATCACAAGTCACAACATGGTAAGAGAGgactaacaaaaataaaataaaataagaactaACGATTTGCCTGCTCCGCTTACGCCCATAATCACAATGACTTTGCCTGTTACTATTGGCACACAAGAATAATTAGTGAAAGACGTATGAGAACATTGATAAGAACATGTTAAAGCTTACCGTCATTGTTTGTCGACATCTCTGATCAAAACAGAGTTTGGTGATTTTTGAAAGAACCAATCTGCGagcaagaaaaacaaaatatgtataTCTATAGTTTAGATAATCTTTTagcaagaaaacaaaacaacatgTCTCTCTTGATAGAACTATACATCTTTTCTTGGTGAACATTATTAAACCATTAAAATATCTAAAGCTCTTAATCTTAGCTTATCAGTTATAACAAACGTTTGACGATGATGTTGAGTCACATGATTTGGGTCTCAACAATGTCCTTAGAGGAAGGAGTACATGACCATTCAAAAGAATGCTGGTGTTTCATAAGTAAGTCAAAAAGTCAAGAAGAGAATAGATACACAGCAATGATGATACGTTTAACATTCTTTGATTTCTTACTGACGTCTGAAACTTTTTTTCTAATCGAATATTAGCCTTctcttataattaaaaaaatgaggaTCGACAATCTGAGGAAAATCAAAGACTTACGGGTGAGCCAATTGTGAGTGTTGATCAATCAACAAAACGCGACCttgaagaagaatatgaaaGGAAATTAGACAAATTGGGATTGTGATGATGAAAAATGATAATTGAGGTAATAAAAGTTTGGTAGGTGCGAGAGGAAGAAAGATGGACTTTTGCAGAGAGATGGaaaagtggagaagaaccaaaaatgaaaatgatctacttctctttttttttttccgccaaatggtgttttttattgaataaaacCGGCCCAAGGCCCAAATACATAAACAAAAGGCTAGAAGCCCAATGCATACGGGCTACAATGTAAACACTTAAAACGGACCCGCGGCCCACACAACTCAGACCCGAACGACGCCGGCTGGAGAAAGCGCATCAAGGAAGCAGTTTGCAGAACACGTGGAAGCATCTATACCCtcggatcaaaaaaaaaaatgatctacTTCTCTAGTTcacaaatacaataaaaatacattatttattaataattctttttgtaacttttattaaaaaatttttattaaaagtacgccgtatttgtttttgataaatgtagattaattttattttagattccAGCACACCAACTAAACATACATATTGAcaagaaataattaataaaatatactttaaaatattaaaaagattattttaTACGGAACACGttataagttattttgtttccgtGGAAATATTCTTTTAGTTTTGTCAACGTAATTCAGAGTGCAAATACTCTTCTAATTAATGgtgtttttaaaacattattgatatttttaaattgtagataAAAATTAGGTAAATAAAATATCTACAATAATTAATGGCAGGTTTTTATCAGAATATATAGtttgtataaaaaatatcattcaagATAGAAAAGTATAGtttgtataaaaaatatcattcaaaATATCATTCAtacaataaaaatagattttattttattacaaaaatacattatcaaactatataaaaatattcatattaataaatatgattaactaaatatattaaaaatatataaatagtaacagtttaaataaaatacattaaattatatatatgttatatttgagttaacaattatttttataaatcttatttctataaattttattttatacattattttgttaaaaacctTTTTGATAAGAAATTTCCAAAACCAGAGCTATAAAACTGGAAGTTCACCATATTTTGGCAACTACAATTAGCAAAAAATTATCTTGTACAGAAATCGTAGCTTATACTTTTTTCTGATAATTTTctacaaatataatatttatttaaatacagGGAAGCAacaaaataactttttaaaaagttttatccTCACCGATTGAGAGCACAGTCTCCCCCACTCTGTCTCTCTCTTTGCCGTGGAGCTCATCAGACGACGATAGACAAGTAGAAGACGCCATGGATAGACTTCTTCAACCACCGTCTTCCTCCGTACTCGCCCCCTCCAAATCCCACTTAAGAGCACCTCCGTTGCTCCTCCGTGTCCACCGTCTCGACTCTCTCAGTCTCATCCCTTCCTCCCCGCGCCGGGTGAGCTCCATCTCCTGCCTCCTCCGCCACAATCCTTCGCCGACTGCGTCAAATCAAGCTAGAAACCTCTCGTCTTCCTCTCCGAAAGCCGACGAGTCAAAACCTAATCCAGGGTTTCTCGAACGGATCGTGCGGAGTTATGAGCAGAGAAAGgtatataataacatattctCATCACTAGTCTATATCGATGTCTTGTGAGCCTTAATCAGTGGATATGTATTCAGTTCTTGTTAAAGGTCACTGCTTTATGCGAATCTGTGTGTTTCTTGCAGACGTTATCAGCTGGAACAATCATACTAATCTCTGCCGTAGTTGCACTTTTGCTTAACCCCATCGTTGCGCCGCCTGCTTTGGCTAGCTTCCAAGCCGCAGCTAAGTCTAGCGGCGCTGCTGTTGGTGGGAAACTCCTCCGGACCGAAGTACTGACGAGTGCGTGGACCGGTTTCTTCGCTGGCTGCTTACACACACTCTCCGGCCCTGATCACCTCGCTGCTTTGGCTCCACTCTCCATCGGACGGACGAGGATGGAGAGTGCTGCGGTTGGAGCTCTCTGGGGATGTGGCCACGACGCTGGCCAACTCATCTTTGGTCTCCTGTTTCTGCTTCTTAAGGATAGGCTCCACATTGAGGTTATAAGAACTTGGGGTACACGAGTCGTGGGCTTGACCCTTCTTGTGATCGGCGCTATGGGGATCAAAGAAGCTTCCGAGATCCCTGAACCGTGTGTGGTTGCGTTGGAGAATGGGGAGGAGACGGATGAGAAGAgctcaaagaagaagaagaagattgggTTTGCGACTTTTGCGACGGGGATTGTCCACGGGCTGCAACCGGATGCGCTGATGATGGTGTTGCCCGCACTGGCTCTTCCTTCTCGGGTAGCAGGTGCTGCGTTTCTGATCATGTTCTTGCTTGGGACGGTGATTGCGATGGGGAGCTACACGGTGTTTATAGGGTCATGTAGCGAGGCGTTGAAGGAGAAGGTTCCTAGGATCACGGAGAAACTAACGTGGGCGTCTTCTCTTGTGGCCATTGGACTGGGATTGGCAATTATTGTCAGCCAGTTCTTTGGATTCAGCCTGTACTGAGATGCAAAGTATCTGCAAGCCTTTGTAGCTTTTAGAGGATTTGATTTTTTGCATGGACCAACAAAACATGCATCTTGCTTCAGAATCCCTTTTCCTGCTGTTTGGATTTGGCTCCCTAATTTTGTGagcattctatatttgtattttgcTAAGCATTACCGAAC
The nucleotide sequence above comes from Brassica napus cultivar Da-Ae chromosome A9, Da-Ae, whole genome shotgun sequence. Encoded proteins:
- the LOC106360744 gene encoding gluconokinase isoform X1, whose translation is MSTNNDVTGKVIVIMGVSGAGKSTIGKLLGTALSCDFLDADDFHSSSNRDKMRQGIALSDEDRMPWLEKIQESLRERLLNGETVVLACSSLRKQYREILRVSDPDYKPGSYSSCKVKFVLLEGNAEVIAARLQKRASEGEHFMPLTLLRSQFDLLEADDCEKIFKVSVVLTPEVIVNSVLELLSNDLKFRDDI
- the BNAA09G08900D gene encoding uncharacterized protein BNAA09G08900D, with product MDRLLQPPSSSVLAPSKSHLRAPPLLLRVHRLDSLSLIPSSPRRVSSISCLLRHNPSPTASNQARNLSSSSPKADESKPNPGFLERIVRSYEQRKTLSAGTIILISAVVALLLNPIVAPPALASFQAAAKSSGAAVGGKLLRTEVLTSAWTGFFAGCLHTLSGPDHLAALAPLSIGRTRMESAAVGALWGCGHDAGQLIFGLLFLLLKDRLHIEVIRTWGTRVVGLTLLVIGAMGIKEASEIPEPCVVALENGEETDEKSSKKKKKIGFATFATGIVHGLQPDALMMVLPALALPSRVAGAAFLIMFLLGTVIAMGSYTVFIGSCSEALKEKVPRITEKLTWASSLVAIGLGLAIIVSQFFGFSLY
- the LOC106360744 gene encoding gluconokinase isoform X3 — translated: MSTNNDGKVIVIMGVSGAGKSTIGKLLGTALSCDFLDADDFHSSSNRDKMRQGIALSDEDRMPWLEKIQESLRERLLNGETVVLACSSLRKQYREILRVSDPDYKPGSYSSCKVKFVLLEGNAEVIAARLQKRASEGEHFMPLTLLRSQFDLLEADDCEKIFKVSVVLTPEVIVNSVLELLSNDLKFRDDI
- the LOC106360744 gene encoding gluconokinase isoform X2; its protein translation is MSTNNDAGKVIVIMGVSGAGKSTIGKLLGTALSCDFLDADDFHSSSNRDKMRQGIALSDEDRMPWLEKIQESLRERLLNGETVVLACSSLRKQYREILRVSDPDYKPGSYSSCKVKFVLLEGNAEVIAARLQKRASEGEHFMPLTLLRSQFDLLEADDCEKIFKVSVVLTPEVIVNSVLELLSNDLKFRDDI